From Puntigrus tetrazona isolate hp1 chromosome 8, ASM1883169v1, whole genome shotgun sequence, the proteins below share one genomic window:
- the LOC122350007 gene encoding uncharacterized protein LOC122350007 isoform X2: MKQLYIGLLLALRSTFAQTPYWRNVYYQTQTQAPFWRSPYYYASTQTPDWRNVYYQTQTQAPTWKKPYYYATTQTPFRRNVHYQLQTPFWKIQDGHHSDVPVPNITVFRQMEVRERMIIMCSFRRRLTESSFQLSLKSEYSYALKNPLCFLNDVCVFDVKISPPVSFTCIHQINSVVNRQSETYTYSQPDFVADHHGLDNHEGVSPLYISFFSFIVVGLFIMTAAVIVTTIKNKVKDSTNTGIDNDYINA; the protein is encoded by the exons CTCAAACACCCTACTGGAGGAACGTGTATTACCAGACGCAGA CTCAAGCCCCCTTTTGGAGGAGCCCGTATTACTATGCATCAA ctcAAACACCCGACTGGAGGAATGTGTATTACCAGACACAGA CTCAAGCCCCGACTTGGAAAAAACCATATTACTATGCAACAA ctCAAACCCCCTTCAGAAGAAATGTGCATTACCAGCTTCAGA CTCCATTTTGGAAAATTCAGG ATGGACATCATTCAGATGTTCCAGTGCCCAATATTACAGTGTTCAGGCAGATGGAGGTCAGAGAGCGCATGATCATCATGTGTTCATTTAGAAGGAGGCTCACTGAGAGCTCTTTCCAGCTGTCACTGAAGAGTGAATACAGCTATGCCTTGAAGAACCCactgtgctttttaaatgacgtgtgtgtgtttgatgtgaaAATTAGCCCACCGGTTTCCTTCACCTGCATACACCAGATTAATTCTGTTGTGAACCGTCAGAGCGAGACCTACACCTACAGCCAGCCAG attttgttgCAGATCATCATGGCTTGGATAATCACGAAGGAGTATCTCCACTCTACATCAGTTTCTTCTCTTTCATTGTTGTCGGTCTCTTCATAATGACTGCAGCAGTGATTGTGACCACCATTAAGAACAAAGTTAAAG ATTCAACGAATACTGGAATAGATAATGACTACATTAATGCATAA
- the LOC122350007 gene encoding uncharacterized protein LOC122350007 isoform X7 produces the protein MKQLYIGLLLALRSTFAQTPYWRNVYYQTQTQAPFWRSPYYYASTQTPDWRNVYYQTQTQTPFRRNVHYQLQTPFWKIQDGHHSDVPVPNITVFRQMEVRERMIIMCSFRRRLTESSFQLSLKSEYSYALKNPLCFLNDVCVFDVKISPPVSFTCIHQINSVVNRQSETYTYSQPDFVADHHGLDNHEGVSPLYISFFSFIVVGLFIMTAAVIVTTIKNKVKDSTNTGIDNDYINA, from the exons CTCAAACACCCTACTGGAGGAACGTGTATTACCAGACGCAGA CTCAAGCCCCCTTTTGGAGGAGCCCGTATTACTATGCATCAA ctcAAACACCCGACTGGAGGAATGTGTATTACCAGACACAGA ctCAAACCCCCTTCAGAAGAAATGTGCATTACCAGCTTCAGA CTCCATTTTGGAAAATTCAGG ATGGACATCATTCAGATGTTCCAGTGCCCAATATTACAGTGTTCAGGCAGATGGAGGTCAGAGAGCGCATGATCATCATGTGTTCATTTAGAAGGAGGCTCACTGAGAGCTCTTTCCAGCTGTCACTGAAGAGTGAATACAGCTATGCCTTGAAGAACCCactgtgctttttaaatgacgtgtgtgtgtttgatgtgaaAATTAGCCCACCGGTTTCCTTCACCTGCATACACCAGATTAATTCTGTTGTGAACCGTCAGAGCGAGACCTACACCTACAGCCAGCCAG attttgttgCAGATCATCATGGCTTGGATAATCACGAAGGAGTATCTCCACTCTACATCAGTTTCTTCTCTTTCATTGTTGTCGGTCTCTTCATAATGACTGCAGCAGTGATTGTGACCACCATTAAGAACAAAGTTAAAG ATTCAACGAATACTGGAATAGATAATGACTACATTAATGCATAA
- the LOC122350007 gene encoding uncharacterized protein LOC122350007 isoform X1 — MKQLYIGLLLALRSTFAQTPYWRNVYYQTQTQTPYWRNVNYQTQTQAPFWRSPYYYASTQTPDWRNVYYQTQTQAPTWKKPYYYATTQTPFRRNVHYQLQTPFWKIQDGHHSDVPVPNITVFRQMEVRERMIIMCSFRRRLTESSFQLSLKSEYSYALKNPLCFLNDVCVFDVKISPPVSFTCIHQINSVVNRQSETYTYSQPDFVADHHGLDNHEGVSPLYISFFSFIVVGLFIMTAAVIVTTIKNKVKDSTNTGIDNDYINA, encoded by the exons CTCAAACACCCTACTGGAGGAACGTGTATTACCAGACGCAGA CTCAAACACCCTACTGGAGGAACGTGAATTACCAGACGCAGA CTCAAGCCCCCTTTTGGAGGAGCCCGTATTACTATGCATCAA ctcAAACACCCGACTGGAGGAATGTGTATTACCAGACACAGA CTCAAGCCCCGACTTGGAAAAAACCATATTACTATGCAACAA ctCAAACCCCCTTCAGAAGAAATGTGCATTACCAGCTTCAGA CTCCATTTTGGAAAATTCAGG ATGGACATCATTCAGATGTTCCAGTGCCCAATATTACAGTGTTCAGGCAGATGGAGGTCAGAGAGCGCATGATCATCATGTGTTCATTTAGAAGGAGGCTCACTGAGAGCTCTTTCCAGCTGTCACTGAAGAGTGAATACAGCTATGCCTTGAAGAACCCactgtgctttttaaatgacgtgtgtgtgtttgatgtgaaAATTAGCCCACCGGTTTCCTTCACCTGCATACACCAGATTAATTCTGTTGTGAACCGTCAGAGCGAGACCTACACCTACAGCCAGCCAG attttgttgCAGATCATCATGGCTTGGATAATCACGAAGGAGTATCTCCACTCTACATCAGTTTCTTCTCTTTCATTGTTGTCGGTCTCTTCATAATGACTGCAGCAGTGATTGTGACCACCATTAAGAACAAAGTTAAAG ATTCAACGAATACTGGAATAGATAATGACTACATTAATGCATAA
- the LOC122350007 gene encoding uncharacterized protein LOC122350007 isoform X8 yields the protein MKQLYIGLLLALRSTFAQTPYWRNVYYQTQTQAPTWKKPYYYATTQTPFRRNVHYQLQTPFWKIQDGHHSDVPVPNITVFRQMEVRERMIIMCSFRRRLTESSFQLSLKSEYSYALKNPLCFLNDVCVFDVKISPPVSFTCIHQINSVVNRQSETYTYSQPDFVADHHGLDNHEGVSPLYISFFSFIVVGLFIMTAAVIVTTIKNKVKDSTNTGIDNDYINA from the exons CTCAAACACCCTACTGGAGGAACGTGTATTACCAGACGCAGA CTCAAGCCCCGACTTGGAAAAAACCATATTACTATGCAACAA ctCAAACCCCCTTCAGAAGAAATGTGCATTACCAGCTTCAGA CTCCATTTTGGAAAATTCAGG ATGGACATCATTCAGATGTTCCAGTGCCCAATATTACAGTGTTCAGGCAGATGGAGGTCAGAGAGCGCATGATCATCATGTGTTCATTTAGAAGGAGGCTCACTGAGAGCTCTTTCCAGCTGTCACTGAAGAGTGAATACAGCTATGCCTTGAAGAACCCactgtgctttttaaatgacgtgtgtgtgtttgatgtgaaAATTAGCCCACCGGTTTCCTTCACCTGCATACACCAGATTAATTCTGTTGTGAACCGTCAGAGCGAGACCTACACCTACAGCCAGCCAG attttgttgCAGATCATCATGGCTTGGATAATCACGAAGGAGTATCTCCACTCTACATCAGTTTCTTCTCTTTCATTGTTGTCGGTCTCTTCATAATGACTGCAGCAGTGATTGTGACCACCATTAAGAACAAAGTTAAAG ATTCAACGAATACTGGAATAGATAATGACTACATTAATGCATAA
- the LOC122350007 gene encoding uncharacterized protein LOC122350007 isoform X9: protein MKQLYIGLLLALRSTFAQTPYWRNVYYQTQTQTPDWRNVYYQTQTQTPFRRNVHYQLQTPFWKIQDGHHSDVPVPNITVFRQMEVRERMIIMCSFRRRLTESSFQLSLKSEYSYALKNPLCFLNDVCVFDVKISPPVSFTCIHQINSVVNRQSETYTYSQPDFVADHHGLDNHEGVSPLYISFFSFIVVGLFIMTAAVIVTTIKNKVKDSTNTGIDNDYINA, encoded by the exons CTCAAACACCCTACTGGAGGAACGTGTATTACCAGACGCAGA ctcAAACACCCGACTGGAGGAATGTGTATTACCAGACACAGA ctCAAACCCCCTTCAGAAGAAATGTGCATTACCAGCTTCAGA CTCCATTTTGGAAAATTCAGG ATGGACATCATTCAGATGTTCCAGTGCCCAATATTACAGTGTTCAGGCAGATGGAGGTCAGAGAGCGCATGATCATCATGTGTTCATTTAGAAGGAGGCTCACTGAGAGCTCTTTCCAGCTGTCACTGAAGAGTGAATACAGCTATGCCTTGAAGAACCCactgtgctttttaaatgacgtgtgtgtgtttgatgtgaaAATTAGCCCACCGGTTTCCTTCACCTGCATACACCAGATTAATTCTGTTGTGAACCGTCAGAGCGAGACCTACACCTACAGCCAGCCAG attttgttgCAGATCATCATGGCTTGGATAATCACGAAGGAGTATCTCCACTCTACATCAGTTTCTTCTCTTTCATTGTTGTCGGTCTCTTCATAATGACTGCAGCAGTGATTGTGACCACCATTAAGAACAAAGTTAAAG ATTCAACGAATACTGGAATAGATAATGACTACATTAATGCATAA
- the LOC122350007 gene encoding uncharacterized protein LOC122350007 isoform X6 produces MKQLYIGLLLALRSTFAQTPYWRNVYYQTQTQTPDWRNVYYQTQTQAPTWKKPYYYATTQTPFRRNVHYQLQTPFWKIQDGHHSDVPVPNITVFRQMEVRERMIIMCSFRRRLTESSFQLSLKSEYSYALKNPLCFLNDVCVFDVKISPPVSFTCIHQINSVVNRQSETYTYSQPDFVADHHGLDNHEGVSPLYISFFSFIVVGLFIMTAAVIVTTIKNKVKDSTNTGIDNDYINA; encoded by the exons CTCAAACACCCTACTGGAGGAACGTGTATTACCAGACGCAGA ctcAAACACCCGACTGGAGGAATGTGTATTACCAGACACAGA CTCAAGCCCCGACTTGGAAAAAACCATATTACTATGCAACAA ctCAAACCCCCTTCAGAAGAAATGTGCATTACCAGCTTCAGA CTCCATTTTGGAAAATTCAGG ATGGACATCATTCAGATGTTCCAGTGCCCAATATTACAGTGTTCAGGCAGATGGAGGTCAGAGAGCGCATGATCATCATGTGTTCATTTAGAAGGAGGCTCACTGAGAGCTCTTTCCAGCTGTCACTGAAGAGTGAATACAGCTATGCCTTGAAGAACCCactgtgctttttaaatgacgtgtgtgtgtttgatgtgaaAATTAGCCCACCGGTTTCCTTCACCTGCATACACCAGATTAATTCTGTTGTGAACCGTCAGAGCGAGACCTACACCTACAGCCAGCCAG attttgttgCAGATCATCATGGCTTGGATAATCACGAAGGAGTATCTCCACTCTACATCAGTTTCTTCTCTTTCATTGTTGTCGGTCTCTTCATAATGACTGCAGCAGTGATTGTGACCACCATTAAGAACAAAGTTAAAG ATTCAACGAATACTGGAATAGATAATGACTACATTAATGCATAA
- the LOC122350007 gene encoding uncharacterized protein LOC122350007 isoform X3, giving the protein MKQLYIGLLLALRSTFAQTPYWRNVYYQTQTQTPYWRNVNYQTQTQAPFWRSPYYYASTQAPTWKKPYYYATTQTPFRRNVHYQLQTPFWKIQDGHHSDVPVPNITVFRQMEVRERMIIMCSFRRRLTESSFQLSLKSEYSYALKNPLCFLNDVCVFDVKISPPVSFTCIHQINSVVNRQSETYTYSQPDFVADHHGLDNHEGVSPLYISFFSFIVVGLFIMTAAVIVTTIKNKVKDSTNTGIDNDYINA; this is encoded by the exons CTCAAACACCCTACTGGAGGAACGTGTATTACCAGACGCAGA CTCAAACACCCTACTGGAGGAACGTGAATTACCAGACGCAGA CTCAAGCCCCCTTTTGGAGGAGCCCGTATTACTATGCATCAA CTCAAGCCCCGACTTGGAAAAAACCATATTACTATGCAACAA ctCAAACCCCCTTCAGAAGAAATGTGCATTACCAGCTTCAGA CTCCATTTTGGAAAATTCAGG ATGGACATCATTCAGATGTTCCAGTGCCCAATATTACAGTGTTCAGGCAGATGGAGGTCAGAGAGCGCATGATCATCATGTGTTCATTTAGAAGGAGGCTCACTGAGAGCTCTTTCCAGCTGTCACTGAAGAGTGAATACAGCTATGCCTTGAAGAACCCactgtgctttttaaatgacgtgtgtgtgtttgatgtgaaAATTAGCCCACCGGTTTCCTTCACCTGCATACACCAGATTAATTCTGTTGTGAACCGTCAGAGCGAGACCTACACCTACAGCCAGCCAG attttgttgCAGATCATCATGGCTTGGATAATCACGAAGGAGTATCTCCACTCTACATCAGTTTCTTCTCTTTCATTGTTGTCGGTCTCTTCATAATGACTGCAGCAGTGATTGTGACCACCATTAAGAACAAAGTTAAAG ATTCAACGAATACTGGAATAGATAATGACTACATTAATGCATAA
- the LOC122350007 gene encoding uncharacterized protein LOC122350007 isoform X5, translated as MKQLYIGLLLALRSTFAQTPYWRNVYYQTQTQAPFWRSPYYYASTQAPTWKKPYYYATTQTPFRRNVHYQLQTPFWKIQDGHHSDVPVPNITVFRQMEVRERMIIMCSFRRRLTESSFQLSLKSEYSYALKNPLCFLNDVCVFDVKISPPVSFTCIHQINSVVNRQSETYTYSQPDFVADHHGLDNHEGVSPLYISFFSFIVVGLFIMTAAVIVTTIKNKVKDSTNTGIDNDYINA; from the exons CTCAAACACCCTACTGGAGGAACGTGTATTACCAGACGCAGA CTCAAGCCCCCTTTTGGAGGAGCCCGTATTACTATGCATCAA CTCAAGCCCCGACTTGGAAAAAACCATATTACTATGCAACAA ctCAAACCCCCTTCAGAAGAAATGTGCATTACCAGCTTCAGA CTCCATTTTGGAAAATTCAGG ATGGACATCATTCAGATGTTCCAGTGCCCAATATTACAGTGTTCAGGCAGATGGAGGTCAGAGAGCGCATGATCATCATGTGTTCATTTAGAAGGAGGCTCACTGAGAGCTCTTTCCAGCTGTCACTGAAGAGTGAATACAGCTATGCCTTGAAGAACCCactgtgctttttaaatgacgtgtgtgtgtttgatgtgaaAATTAGCCCACCGGTTTCCTTCACCTGCATACACCAGATTAATTCTGTTGTGAACCGTCAGAGCGAGACCTACACCTACAGCCAGCCAG attttgttgCAGATCATCATGGCTTGGATAATCACGAAGGAGTATCTCCACTCTACATCAGTTTCTTCTCTTTCATTGTTGTCGGTCTCTTCATAATGACTGCAGCAGTGATTGTGACCACCATTAAGAACAAAGTTAAAG ATTCAACGAATACTGGAATAGATAATGACTACATTAATGCATAA
- the LOC122350007 gene encoding uncharacterized protein LOC122350007 isoform X4: protein MKQLYIGLLLALRSTFAQTPYWRNVYYQTQTQTPYWRNVNYQTQTQAPFWRSPYYYASTQTPDWRNVYYQTQTQTPFRRNVHYQLQTPFWKIQDGHHSDVPVPNITVFRQMEVRERMIIMCSFRRRLTESSFQLSLKSEYSYALKNPLCFLNDVCVFDVKISPPVSFTCIHQINSVVNRQSETYTYSQPDFVADHHGLDNHEGVSPLYISFFSFIVVGLFIMTAAVIVTTIKNKVKDSTNTGIDNDYINA, encoded by the exons CTCAAACACCCTACTGGAGGAACGTGTATTACCAGACGCAGA CTCAAACACCCTACTGGAGGAACGTGAATTACCAGACGCAGA CTCAAGCCCCCTTTTGGAGGAGCCCGTATTACTATGCATCAA ctcAAACACCCGACTGGAGGAATGTGTATTACCAGACACAGA ctCAAACCCCCTTCAGAAGAAATGTGCATTACCAGCTTCAGA CTCCATTTTGGAAAATTCAGG ATGGACATCATTCAGATGTTCCAGTGCCCAATATTACAGTGTTCAGGCAGATGGAGGTCAGAGAGCGCATGATCATCATGTGTTCATTTAGAAGGAGGCTCACTGAGAGCTCTTTCCAGCTGTCACTGAAGAGTGAATACAGCTATGCCTTGAAGAACCCactgtgctttttaaatgacgtgtgtgtgtttgatgtgaaAATTAGCCCACCGGTTTCCTTCACCTGCATACACCAGATTAATTCTGTTGTGAACCGTCAGAGCGAGACCTACACCTACAGCCAGCCAG attttgttgCAGATCATCATGGCTTGGATAATCACGAAGGAGTATCTCCACTCTACATCAGTTTCTTCTCTTTCATTGTTGTCGGTCTCTTCATAATGACTGCAGCAGTGATTGTGACCACCATTAAGAACAAAGTTAAAG ATTCAACGAATACTGGAATAGATAATGACTACATTAATGCATAA